DNA sequence from the Rattus rattus isolate New Zealand chromosome 2, Rrattus_CSIRO_v1, whole genome shotgun sequence genome:
ctcagggggaaggaagaactcttgagtagagggaagggagaggctgtacacacagaaggcagagtCTTCAAGTCTTCCCATGCATtacttaaagcatttttttttttttaaaaagagaaacgtCGTTGTTTAATGGTAAAGCTCAGCACACTCTAGCACCAGGACTGGCAGGAGTCAAAGCAGCAGGGACGGCCGGGTGACCCCATGGAGCCTCACATGgcaaagaggatgaggaaggcgACCATCAAACAGAAGAGCCCCATGGCCTCAGACAGGGCAAAGCCCAGAATGGCATAGGCGAAGAGTTGCTGCTTGAGAGACGGGTTCCTGGCATCGCCAATAATCAAGCTACCAAACACTGTGCCAACGCCAGCCCCTGATCCAGCCACACCAACTGTGGCGGCCCCAGCACCAATAAATTTGGCTGCTGTGTCGATGTCCCGGGAAATAACACTGGTCTGGAATTCCCGT
Encoded proteins:
- the LOC116893592 gene encoding ATP synthase F(0) complex subunit C1, mitochondrial-like gives rise to the protein MQTTKALLISPVLIHSCTRGLIRPVSASLLSRPEAPSKKPSCCSPPLQVARREFQTSVISRDIDTAAKFIGAGAATVGVAGSGAGVGTVFGSLIIGDARNPSLKQQLFAYAILGFALSEAMGLFCLMVAFLILFAM